Part of the Thunnus maccoyii chromosome 17, fThuMac1.1, whole genome shotgun sequence genome, actttcgccattaaaaagcaaataccaaaatgtcaaactaatcctttaaacaatgaaattaaaacagagaaaatgtattaGTATTGTGTATATTTAGGTTTTGACACTAAGTACTGATTACAGAGTTGCACATGATATCTCACATATATAAGCCATGCTTTTCCATCTGTCAACAGTAAAATCATGAGCGATATTGCCAGCATCGTTGCTTCTTTCAATGAGTCTTCAGCTGAATTGAATGCAGGAGGGGGAGTCACGGGTGCCGTAGTGAAGAAAACGGAGCCCGAGGATGTAGACGAAGTGTCCCTCGCTTATTTATCTCCGAATGACTCCATGAATGTGGGTGCATTACTTTTATTTGACCTTCATACCATGTCAGCAAAAATTCAAGGTATAATAGATTTCAGAATAACAGTATGTTTTCTGGATGTGATAAGAtgtgtttaccatcttagtttagcacgttagcatgctaacattgaCTAATTAGCAGAAAAAGtagagctgaggctgatgggaacgtcatcagtttttctggtaattTGACCTAATGAATGTGTGTAGCCAATTTCAGTGGAGTCCATCCAATACTTGTCATGACATTTCACTTCCCTACACTGTCTCTGGTCCTGGGCCCCGAGCCCATTTACTGAAGGcttaaacctttaaaaacaaacagttcaaTGTTTTAAAGAGGCTAAATAATTTCCAATATTTTAACTGGACTAAATTGAAGTTGATAGTTTCATaattttttcaactttaaaacTGGTACACTATATAGTTTTGACAACAAACTTGTTACGCTCTTTCCTGCAGATTATAGACAGCAGAGATTTTCTGCCTTCGTTTTCAAGATCTGTTACAGTGTCAAAACAAGCTTTTGAAAAAGCTTTCGATTCGAATGTGAGTGAAgcatttgcagctgttttgcGATTCAACAATATGGCTCAGGTAAGAAAAATACCTGTAATTTCACCTTCATTGATACAGCTTACATATATGATCATGTTActactttgttgcatttttccaGGATGAGTTGAACAGCACTGTTTTAGATGATGAAGTTGTAGCAATTGAAATGGGAGTTGCTATCACCAATCTCACAGACAAAATATCCATCAATTTTCGGAACTTGAAATAcgtaagttaaaaaaaaaaaagtgctgtatTAAATATGTATCATCTGTACTTCATTATTGTCCAAGAGCACATTGTCAGTGCAGCTCTGTTACTTTGTTTGCAGGAAGGAGTTCCAAGTTGCCGATCATGGAATGGTGAAGGTATTTTTCCCcactaatttgcatattgatgTTGATGCTAAAGCACAACCAGTGTTGGAAAAAGTAgacagatcctttacttaagtaaaagtaccaatacagcactgtaaaaatactccattacaagtaaaaaacctgcatgaaaaatcctacttaagtaaaagtacataagtattatcagtttgatgtagttaaaatattgcagtaaaagtagtggtttggtccttctgactgatatattattattatatatgacatcattatattattaatactgaagcatcagtgttagagcagcatgttactgttgtagctgctggaggtggagctagtttcaactactttatatacagttagtttaGTCtaatggttcccaacctaggggctgggcccctccaaagggtcaccagataaatctgaggggtcctgagatgattaatgggagagaaaagaagaaaaaacaaagatctCATACTGATGTTGCATAATCTGTCTGCTCTCTCATCTGGCTGACCATGTTTTGGGTTATTTTAGAATCTGCATGTGTTAGTCTCACCGATcgtcatttaatttcacttataTTAGGATTTAGACAGCTATTTACAGCTTATAACAGCTTATAACAGCAGTTGTCTTtatgatgtaatattttatatgattgtatTAGAAATGTTATTGTATGTTGgaacatatttttgttatttgctttaggttgtttgttgttgctgcttggAGTTACAGGAGGTTGCAGTGAAATTTTTCCCTACACTGCTTGTAAATACACTCTGACAGATATGAAGTGAACGTAGCATTAGCTCCACCTATGCTTCAAATTCTATGACAAGTAACAATGTCTGCTATGAAAAAGgtctaaatgaaaatgaaagattgTCGCTATCGCACAGTGTAGATACGCAATTACTGGGACACCTAAATGGGGAAGAGCCATTATTGATATCATTAGTTTGTAATTTTGCTGCGAAAAAGGTCAATTATGTCTGTTTCTAATAGTAAACTTTATCCAGTGAAGAACTCTTGTGGGATGTAATGcactacacatacacaatagATTGCACAAGGCTGTGTAAATGTTATAAAGTATTTCTAGATAGTCTGCACACAACTGTGGTACTTTGGTTTGACTGGAACATGCCCCACATGTGCAGGGATTGGCTCATGTGCGGGCGTCTTTAatagtgtgagtgtgtcctCACAGCGaaatttgtttgaatgttttgattTGTATTTACCTTAATCTACATCCTGAGTTTATCATAatagtatttttactttaaaagttttaaactattttaaagAGGGTTGTTGAAACTGATGGATTTATGAACCCTCTGGTTTCACTGTTTACATGCTCTGCTCCTGTCTTGCAGGAAACCTGCCAAACTGGACAGATGATGGATGTGAGACAATACAAGATGGAGACAACATTACATGCCGGTGTTcgcatttgacattttttgctaTCTTATTGGTGCGTTTTACTTCTATTGTAATATTTGCATGATATACTAAGCTGcattcttttaattttcattcCCGTTAGGGtgcaaatatttgcatatttgtatgCCCATGTTAGCTGATTGCACTTCCTAGCTAAACCATTACCAGTGCCAATGCCTGTAACTAAATGcctaaaagtgtttatttttcttgtcCCTTTGCAGGCTCCCCTCAATGAAACCATCTCTAGTTCTGATTTGAACGCCCTCACCATCATCACTCAAGTTGGCTGTGGCTTGTCCATGTTCTTCCTCGGCATAGTCCTCTTCATGCACTTCCTTATGAGGTAACAGTAATAAAACCTTATTTATGTATCACCCTTCAGAGATGCAAAACAGTCAGCTtcacagagatgaaaaaagaaaaatacatgcaaGAAGtagacattaaaaacaaatacaggaaaATATAAggtaaaatacaaagaaaggtgacatttaaaagaaaataaaaataacttaaaatgaaaaaatacatacCTGTGACTAGACTAGACACTTGACActtgattttacatttgtttttgtgagtttaTACATTCAGTTGCAATGCTGCCACAGCAGGGTGTGTCTTTGGACAGGTTTACTACATGCGTAAAAGAAAACCATACATACTTTAGATGAGGAAAGATGTAGTCAAAGATTCTAGGTGAAAGCAAGTTGTAAAAGATGTGTCTTAAACTAATAGATGTTGGTGCACATTATAAAATCTACTGCGTTACAGAGTTTGGGGGCATATATGAACTACATCACAGTAAGCTTTAGTCCCCGAGTGAGGAACCGTTAACGTGTGAGTGGGATGGGAACGTAAACTGTGAGAGGTCATCAATTATGTTACACAATGCATCCACCCAGCACTCATACACATCTCATCTAAATACAGATATGTACACAGGTAAATGAGATTGTTGAAATAGTAGTCTCATTGTTGGAGTGCGATGAAAACAGCAGTGTGTACCAAATGAATGCCGTACGCAAATAAAACATCCGTCATCTTCATCATGTATGGTCACAGAAATATTTTCAGCTCACTACTGCACTGTAAACACTGTTTAGTGAACAAGGAAGTTAAAATAATGTACTGTTTATACATGTACATAAGATTATGTAATATTATATGACTGTGGTTTTAAATAGACTTTTTGCCAGAGTTTGCATTTGATACGTGcatgactgtttgtgtgtttgtttccagtCCAGCAGATAATCTTGAGGATTTCAAGCATAATTTTCATGATGTTTAAATTAGTGACTACATCACTGTCTGTTGTGACGGGATAAATTTTGTGTGAAATCTTTTAAGTAAAGGTGAAGAAGTAAAGGTGATTTAGGTAATTAACTAACTCGTgatcataaaatgaaatgaatgaaacaatgtTCAGTGTGCAAAGTGTCCTCTCCTGCCTTTGCTCTCTCCCTTTATAAACTAGTCAATAAATATCATTGTATTGTAGAACAGGAAATTCACTGACATTCAGAGTGAAGCTATTAGCATTTTTATTGTAGATTGATTTGAATTCAGCTTTGCCTAAAAGTCAGTTTGGTTTGTTATTGACAGATGACCACAGTCACATTTTACAGTGACGGTaatgtttcttttctatttttacttaaaatgtttagtttaatatttttagtgatgtaATACTATTATTATGTTTTGGTTCATTCAAGTGAAAAGCCTgaggggtgttccatcaagcTGGCAAACAGGATAGCCTGGCTTATTTTGATAAGCCTcgctaatttaagtgagagAGTTCTGTTCCATCACTGTGGCGTATATGAGtcccagctcagtaaccatggtaacttagtcAGCAGAACTAGCCTGCTTCGTGGCAGGCTAACGATCAAGCTTAATTCAGCTGCATGTCAAAGAATGTCTGATGGACGGAAACAGATTCTCAAAAGATGGttccatcaagtgtctttttGCACTTGCATCACTTGTCCGTGTTCAGAAAGATAAAATAGAAGAGCTGTGGGGGACTTTTACAAAAACACTTAAGTAAGTTACTCTCCCCAAAACTTACGACAATAAAAGGGGGGGAAGAAATTTAAGTAAATTTCACCGCTATCTCCGCCTGTTCTGCCACTGAGGAAAATAAGGAACTTGTCATTGGCAAAAGTCAGAACCCGCTGCTTCAAAAATGCGCACACTGTACATTTGaagcagctgtactgtattttgaaacagtcaataaaattcagtaactttatattcatgtaggctaataaatatacaaatgtcaattagatggtattctgcatgaaaaataaagaaaaagagatggtTATgataatcatctgcttatagtgatatttgaccCAGACCAATGTGATCGCTCTAAGCAGTTTCAACTGTACTTATatccttctccagtttctttATCTCCAACTGAAACTTAATTTTTATCTTTCACTGATGCTTGTAAATGGATGTCCTGTGAAAGAGAAGATGTGTCAAAGAGAATGTTAATGTTGGTAAGTTGGTTCTCTTAAGTTGCCTACATCGTAATTTTAAACATACTGCTGATGTTATCTAGCCTAGTGATAATATAACCACAGTCACTGATCtgaatgctcatttattaacaaataaagataaaaccatgaaCAGGGACAAGTGGTGCTCTTCCCTTTCACAATGCAGACTCATCAAGCCAGATGGCAGGATCAAACCATCAACCTTATAGCAATAAGTTCGCTCCTCTAACCTTTAAGCTATCACTGCCCACCTACAGGTATacatttaatctgtcatcaaTTTTGTGCCAAGCCAACTCCTTCACCTTCTTAATTGTAGATGTTTTGCCCTTTTAGGTGAAAACTCGTTTATATActtcatatagtttcatcagcTAGTTTGTTCCACTGCTGAGAAGAACACCGctctagttttctcttctttttgcgACATAGTATTGTCTTTTCGACAACTGACTGTTTTGGGCTGCTTATGTACTCCGTGCACACGCACACTTCAAGCTTATTCCAGTCTGGCTAGACTTAGCATTGATTAGACATGGCTAAGCTGCGTTAGTGGAACGGCTTGAGCCTCAAGTGAAAGTTGACGTTAATTCTAGCCAGGCTTTTTCAAGTAAGcgcagctttctttagctgcgttgatggaacacccctcAGGTCTCtaggctgtttttatttatgatttatctGTCCAAAAGTTTTTCagttaaatgattaattgtttagtctataaaatgtcagagaatgcCCATCACAACtttccagagcccaaggtgatgaCTTCAGATATCTTGCTTTGTCCGACCAACAATCCAAGACTGAACGGctttcaatttacaatgatgtaaaacagcgaaaagcagcaaatcctctcaCAAGCTCAGActagtgattgacatttttgtgcGATAAATGAAcgaaacgattaatcaattatcaaaattgtgaAGATAACATcatcatttgttcattcattcctCCAGTCAACAGTGTAATCATAACACAGTATTTGTCCATCAGCAATCAAAAACATCATGGACACTTTCAAATAAATTCTGACATACATGACCTCTTTATTAATTCATCTCTCCTCACAGGAAGAACAAGACCAGTAAGACCACCTGGCTCCTCATCCACCTCGTGTTGGCCATGTTCATGCTTAACCTCACCTTCCTGATCAACAGCTTTGTGGCAAAAATGAAGAACTCAGTGGGTTGTAAGATCATGGCGGCGTTCATGCACTACTTCATGTTGGCCACTTTCACTTGGTTTGCTGTGCAGGCCTTCCACCTCTGCCTGCAGCTGTACACAGGGGGCAACATTTCAATTCATCGCTACATACTGAAAGCCTCCATCACCAGCTGGGGtaaattcatattattattttctttttttttagtttaaggAATGATTGAAAAAGGTTGTAACTCTTTCGGACTTGATAACTCATTgctgtttatttcctttttccatTTCCAGTTCTTCCGAGTATAGTGGTGATTGTCCTGTTCATTTTAGGAAAATATGGTGAACAAGTTAT contains:
- the LOC121882061 gene encoding adhesion G-protein coupled receptor G2-like, yielding MDDKNDSLVLRISKWHINRKVHLCVLNGTHCNATVSQLTAKECSAQKEPNCVSSQMINGSCHARCLDTETVCENSTYNEDHCKKMDTQNPWIKDKYSINFTSTGSHCLNCNNPVKKPERTINLKQNVTVDKKGELDPAQAVKIMSDIASIVASFNESSAELNAGGGVTGAVVKKTEPEDVDEVSLAYLSPNDSMNIIDSRDFLPSFSRSVTVSKQAFEKAFDSNVSEAFAAVLRFNNMAQDELNSTVLDDEVVAIEMGVAITNLTDKISINFRNLKYEGVPSCRSWNGEGNLPNWTDDGCETIQDGDNITCRCSHLTFFAILLAPLNETISSSDLNALTIITQVGCGLSMFFLGIVLFMHFLMRKNKTSKTTWLLIHLVLAMFMLNLTFLINSFVAKMKNSVGCKIMAAFMHYFMLATFTWFAVQAFHLCLQLYTGGNISIHRYILKASITSWVLPSIVVIVLFILGKYGEQVIHTDNTENNEAMCWITDSDVHYIVNIGYYVLVFLFTFTTFIIMLSWLFCLKRTKAGNAQMSRNGKNIVTILGLCCMLGITWGFAFFAYGALRIPSYYIFTALNSFQGFFLFIYYYNTRQWGEINGGVNKNSDSNSSVATLNTSLDNHKNPYTNQPGKK